A single Sporosarcina sp. FSL W8-0480 DNA region contains:
- the lepB gene encoding signal peptidase I — MNVNELTAKTVEATKEKKKSDDSVLSWVKFILLIIGLFLVFRFAIGITVISGNSMAPTLGNKDVIVTNNLLFTPDIDDIVQFRDVHGFDAIKRIIALPNDTVEIVDGVVYVNGDKVKEVYSIGFPNDMDLVTVAENSYFVIGDNRTPGESLDSRNSEFGFLPKERIKGKLLFSLFPLGFK; from the coding sequence ATGAATGTAAATGAACTGACAGCAAAAACAGTCGAAGCTACGAAAGAGAAGAAAAAATCAGATGACAGTGTACTCAGTTGGGTGAAGTTCATTTTGCTCATCATTGGTCTATTTCTTGTATTCCGATTTGCAATTGGCATTACCGTCATAAGCGGAAACTCGATGGCCCCGACACTCGGAAACAAGGATGTTATTGTGACGAATAATCTGCTTTTTACACCTGATATAGATGATATCGTTCAATTTCGTGATGTACATGGCTTTGATGCCATTAAACGCATAATCGCTTTACCGAATGACACTGTTGAGATTGTGGACGGAGTCGTGTATGTGAATGGCGACAAGGTGAAAGAAGTTTACTCCATCGGTTTCCCGAATGATATGGATTTAGTGACGGTAGCGGAAAATTCCTATTTTGTAATTGGAGACAATCGGACTCCCGGTGAGAGTTTGGATAGTAGAAACAGTGAATTCGGTTTCCTACCAAAAGAACGGATTAAAGGTAAGCTTTTATTCTCACTTTTTCCGTTAGGTTTTAAATAA
- a CDS encoding response regulator transcription factor produces MNVILVDDHPLIRKGLFSILVGEEGLNIVGEASNRREALAILRSKEPDIAIVDLYLGGESGLDLIAEAKSQGSVCKFIVLSSSPSKDNFMTAKRLGVSGFLLKESVLEELVHALRMIRNGRNYYDQRILEVILKSQSSYLTRGEFETLTPKETEVLIELGKGLSNKEISEVLSVTEYTVKKHVSQVLAKLNLGDRTQAALYANAKGLVRYTVT; encoded by the coding sequence ATGAATGTGATACTTGTCGATGATCATCCGTTAATAAGAAAAGGACTTTTTTCAATTCTTGTCGGTGAAGAAGGGTTGAATATTGTAGGGGAAGCCTCGAATCGGAGGGAAGCTTTAGCCATCCTAAGGTCGAAGGAACCTGATATTGCTATTGTAGATTTATATTTGGGCGGCGAAAGTGGATTGGATTTGATTGCCGAGGCGAAAAGCCAAGGGTCGGTATGCAAATTTATCGTACTGTCCTCTTCGCCAAGTAAAGATAATTTTATGACGGCGAAGAGGTTGGGGGTTTCCGGATTTCTATTGAAGGAATCAGTGCTTGAAGAATTGGTACATGCCTTAAGGATGATTCGTAATGGCAGGAATTATTATGATCAAAGAATCCTTGAGGTTATTTTGAAATCCCAAAGTTCCTATTTAACAAGGGGGGAGTTTGAAACTCTGACTCCAAAGGAAACGGAAGTGTTGATAGAACTTGGTAAAGGTCTATCGAATAAAGAAATCTCCGAGGTGCTATCCGTAACAGAATACACTGTTAAAAAACATGTTAGCCAAGTTTTAGCGAAGTTGAACTTAGGGGATCGAACCCAGGCGGCTTTATATGCAAATGCAAAAGGGTTAGTTCGTTACACAGTTACTTAA
- a CDS encoding phospholipase — MRRRRFRSPRLCVFPGYTWCGPGCSGPGAPVNAVDAACKAHDLCYLSHKSRCECDLEFLDRLEQYIDLDNLEGRHARTLYRYMLAQSKFTCWRR; from the coding sequence ATGAGACGTAGAAGATTTCGAAGCCCAAGACTCTGTGTATTTCCCGGCTATACCTGGTGCGGTCCCGGTTGTAGTGGTCCGGGCGCCCCGGTAAATGCTGTGGATGCGGCATGCAAGGCACATGACTTATGCTATCTTTCGCATAAAAGCCGCTGTGAATGTGATTTGGAATTTCTCGATCGACTGGAACAATATATTGACCTTGATAACTTGGAAGGCCGGCACGCAAGGACGCTTTATCGCTATATGCTTGCCCAATCCAAATTCACTTGTTGGCGGAGATAA
- a CDS encoding serine hydrolase domain-containing protein: MKILEAKGMVHVSRWEGFELYVRKVMDVEKIPGVAVAISENGEVIYQKGFGVRDLTTNGPVTPETIFGVASITKSFTALAIMKLVEEGKLQLEDPVSKHLPDFKLKDCGFTDEITIHHLLSHTTGLGTMERLEKLNGFDEHLRYLNEIDHTYLGRPAEFICYNNDMFLLLGAVIERITGENYQDFIRRLIINPLGMERTTYDLQELKGFENVTVPYVLEEGDPKECPWPTLGNYAVGGGIRSTVLDLLKYGEAYVGESGKIVGDQYVRKMTTPIHWVSGNSHYGYALKITPDYSGVTLIEHGGGQPGVSSNFGFILERGITVAVLTNLSNVSADAIWLAAVNAVLGLPIDQKRSVEPQYDMDIEQLKRMVGTYRSGEGAEVVISLNDDVATATIGNETFTLRSSDDSTLVIEKTEKPIRFFFDGENDAWAMFLGLRMLVKQ, from the coding sequence ATGAAAATTCTTGAAGCGAAAGGAATGGTGCATGTGAGTCGGTGGGAAGGGTTTGAGTTGTATGTAAGGAAAGTAATGGATGTCGAAAAGATTCCCGGTGTTGCGGTAGCAATTTCTGAGAATGGGGAAGTAATCTATCAAAAAGGCTTTGGAGTGAGAGATTTAACAACGAATGGGCCTGTGACACCGGAGACAATTTTTGGTGTTGCTTCTATTACAAAGTCATTTACCGCGCTCGCTATTATGAAATTGGTTGAGGAAGGCAAATTGCAACTTGAAGATCCGGTGAGTAAACATCTTCCTGATTTCAAGTTGAAAGATTGTGGGTTTACTGATGAAATTACAATTCATCATCTTTTATCGCATACAACTGGACTTGGGACGATGGAGCGCCTGGAAAAGTTGAATGGATTTGATGAGCATTTGCGTTATTTGAATGAAATTGATCATACCTATTTGGGCAGACCAGCTGAATTTATTTGCTACAACAATGATATGTTTTTATTGTTGGGGGCAGTGATCGAACGGATAACCGGCGAAAATTATCAAGACTTTATCCGAAGGTTAATTATCAATCCGTTGGGGATGGAACGGACTACATATGATCTTCAGGAATTGAAGGGCTTTGAGAATGTAACTGTGCCGTACGTTTTGGAGGAAGGGGATCCGAAGGAATGTCCTTGGCCTACGTTAGGGAATTATGCTGTCGGTGGCGGCATACGATCGACTGTATTGGATTTGCTTAAGTATGGGGAGGCATATGTTGGTGAATCGGGGAAGATTGTTGGCGATCAATATGTACGAAAAATGACCACACCTATACACTGGGTGAGCGGAAATAGCCATTATGGGTATGCGCTCAAGATTACCCCAGATTACTCTGGAGTTACACTAATTGAGCATGGCGGAGGGCAGCCGGGTGTTTCATCTAATTTTGGATTCATTTTAGAACGCGGGATAACGGTGGCTGTGTTGACGAATTTGAGTAATGTAAGTGCTGATGCCATTTGGCTTGCGGCGGTAAATGCTGTATTAGGGCTTCCGATTGATCAGAAAAGAAGTGTGGAACCGCAATATGATATGGACATTGAACAACTCAAGCGAATGGTAGGAACGTATCGCTCGGGAGAGGGTGCCGAGGTGGTCATCTCTTTGAATGATGATGTGGCTACGGCAACCATTGGGAATGAAACTTTTACTCTTCGTTCAAGCGATGATTCGACCCTCGTCATTGAGAAGACAGAAAAACCGATACGCTTCTTTTTTGACGGGGAAAATGATGCATGGGCGATGTTTTTGGGGCTTAGGATGTTGGTCAAGCAGTAA
- a CDS encoding D-glycerate dehydrogenase — protein MKEKILIYTPISEEGTMKLEERFTVVTAAPGSGEFNKEIVTATGLIGSSLKVDRALLERAPFLKVVSNISVGYDNLDIDELTRRGILATNTPDVLTETTADTIFSLLLATARRIPELDQYVKKGNWTGKLSESLFGMDVHGKTLGIIGMGKIGQAIAKRGRFGFGMDILYHNRSRKPEAEEKLNARYMELDDLLQQADFVCLMAPLTAETVHLISAREFKLMKETAIFVNGSRGALVNEADLVAALKEGRILAAGLDVYEKEPLGKNHPFIGLRNVVTLPHIGSATLETRRKMEELAIRNLIAGLTGEKPPSLINGDGIRGK, from the coding sequence TTGAAGGAGAAAATATTGATTTACACTCCGATTTCGGAAGAAGGGACAATGAAACTTGAAGAAAGGTTCACTGTTGTTACGGCCGCTCCAGGAAGTGGGGAATTCAATAAGGAGATTGTGACGGCCACTGGCTTGATTGGCTCAAGTTTGAAAGTTGATAGGGCATTGTTGGAGCGCGCACCATTCTTAAAAGTAGTTTCCAATATTTCAGTCGGATATGACAATCTCGATATTGATGAGCTAACGAGGCGGGGGATTTTAGCAACCAACACACCTGATGTCCTAACCGAAACAACAGCCGATACAATTTTTAGTCTGCTCCTTGCAACTGCAAGAAGAATTCCTGAACTTGATCAATATGTCAAAAAGGGGAACTGGACAGGGAAATTAAGTGAATCTCTATTTGGCATGGATGTTCATGGAAAAACGCTTGGCATCATCGGGATGGGGAAAATCGGGCAAGCCATAGCGAAACGAGGGCGGTTCGGATTCGGAATGGACATACTTTATCATAATCGCTCAAGAAAGCCGGAAGCTGAGGAAAAACTCAATGCGAGATATATGGAATTGGATGACCTATTGCAGCAAGCTGATTTTGTCTGCTTGATGGCACCGTTAACTGCGGAAACGGTTCATCTGATCAGTGCCCGTGAGTTTAAATTAATGAAGGAAACAGCTATTTTTGTTAATGGATCAAGAGGTGCGTTAGTGAATGAGGCTGATTTGGTGGCTGCCTTGAAGGAAGGTCGAATCCTTGCAGCGGGACTGGATGTTTATGAAAAGGAGCCGCTTGGCAAAAATCACCCATTCATTGGGCTGAGGAATGTCGTCACTCTCCCGCATATCGGATCCGCGACTTTGGAAACTCGCAGGAAAATGGAAGAGCTTGCAATCAGGAATTTAATCGCCGGTTTGACAGGTGAGAAACCGCCGTCGTTGATCAATGGGGATGGGATTCGAGGAAAGTAG
- a CDS encoding FadR/GntR family transcriptional regulator has product MQLYNVDTVKRNTLAQQVMEQIISLLFRGELKPGDRLPPEMELMEKLDVSRPVIREALSSLETLEVISRKPRGGTFVNEKVGSSPFRAMLAISINNLPAVIEARMTLELGLVTIAAEKITDSELAELAVTIENIRKNDEDYGMYDKQFHRIIAYSAKNPVVEGMIESLLMAHEKTDSLIKVREPELTIQYHTEIYEALKKRDPIEAFQKMYSHLSYVRDKILNDQNKSS; this is encoded by the coding sequence TTGCAGTTATATAATGTTGATACGGTGAAGCGTAACACCCTCGCCCAGCAAGTAATGGAACAGATTATCTCACTCTTGTTCAGGGGGGAATTGAAACCGGGCGACAGGCTTCCGCCTGAGATGGAGCTGATGGAGAAATTGGACGTCAGCCGCCCTGTCATCCGCGAAGCACTAAGTTCGCTTGAAACGCTTGAAGTCATTTCAAGAAAGCCACGTGGCGGAACGTTTGTGAATGAAAAAGTCGGAAGCAGTCCGTTCCGTGCGATGTTAGCCATTTCCATCAACAATCTCCCGGCCGTCATTGAAGCGAGGATGACACTGGAACTTGGACTTGTTACAATCGCAGCCGAAAAAATTACAGATAGTGAGCTTGCTGAACTTGCAGTGACGATTGAAAATATCCGGAAAAATGATGAAGACTATGGAATGTACGATAAGCAGTTCCATAGAATCATCGCCTACAGCGCGAAAAATCCAGTTGTGGAAGGGATGATTGAGTCCCTATTGATGGCGCATGAAAAAACCGACTCACTCATCAAAGTGCGGGAGCCGGAATTAACGATCCAGTACCACACTGAAATTTATGAGGCCCTGAAAAAACGGGATCCAATTGAAGCTTTCCAAAAGATGTACAGTCACTTAAGTTATGTACGGGATAAAATTTTGAACGATCAAAATAAATCATCGTGA
- the gudD gene encoding glucarate dehydratase, producing MKTAIEEAKKTETPVITKVTVIPVAGRDSMLLNLSGAHAPYFTRNIVLLEDSSGNVGAGEVPGGEAIRRTLEESIPLVKGQSIGRYNSVLNQVRIAFAHKDVGGRGNQTFDLRTTIHAVTALEAAFLDLLGKHLNVPVAELLGEGQQRDKVKMLGYLFYVGDRKKTDLAYNDGVGEADGWDRIRHEEALTPESIVRLAEAAYDKYGFEDFKLKGGVLAGEQEIEAVTALAKRFPDARITLDPNGGWLLEDAIRLCKGLGDVLAYAEDPCGPEDGYSGRETMAEFRRATNLPTATNMIATDWRQMGHTIQLNAVDIPLADPHFWTMQGSVRVAQMCNDWGLTWGSHSNNHFDISLAMFTHVAAAAPGKITAIDTHWIWQDGQRLTKEPFQIKGGEVEVPKTGGFGLEIDMGEIEKAHKLYVDMKLGTRDDSVGMQYLIPGWKFDPKKPCLVR from the coding sequence ATGAAAACAGCTATTGAAGAAGCAAAGAAGACGGAAACACCGGTGATCACGAAAGTGACAGTTATTCCTGTAGCGGGCCGGGACAGCATGTTGTTGAATCTGAGCGGTGCACATGCTCCGTACTTTACACGAAATATCGTATTGCTTGAAGACAGTAGTGGAAACGTTGGTGCTGGGGAGGTTCCAGGCGGAGAGGCGATACGCCGTACACTCGAAGAGTCGATTCCATTAGTCAAAGGGCAATCCATCGGAAGATATAATTCAGTGCTTAATCAAGTTCGCATCGCATTTGCGCATAAAGACGTAGGTGGCCGTGGTAATCAAACATTCGATTTGCGCACGACGATCCATGCGGTGACTGCACTTGAAGCAGCATTCTTGGACCTTTTAGGGAAACATTTAAATGTGCCGGTCGCGGAACTTTTAGGTGAAGGTCAACAACGTGATAAAGTGAAAATGTTAGGCTATTTATTTTACGTTGGTGATCGGAAAAAGACGGATCTTGCCTACAATGATGGGGTTGGCGAAGCAGACGGTTGGGACCGCATTCGACATGAAGAGGCGCTGACACCTGAAAGTATCGTTCGCCTGGCGGAAGCAGCATACGATAAATACGGTTTTGAAGATTTCAAGCTGAAAGGCGGCGTTTTAGCCGGCGAGCAGGAGATTGAAGCGGTCACTGCGCTTGCGAAACGGTTCCCCGATGCTCGAATCACCCTTGACCCGAATGGCGGTTGGTTATTGGAAGATGCAATCCGTCTCTGTAAAGGATTGGGTGATGTCCTTGCTTATGCAGAGGATCCATGTGGTCCAGAAGACGGCTATTCAGGACGTGAAACTATGGCAGAATTCCGCCGCGCAACTAACCTTCCGACAGCGACCAATATGATTGCAACAGATTGGCGCCAAATGGGTCATACAATCCAATTGAATGCTGTTGATATCCCACTTGCGGATCCTCATTTCTGGACGATGCAAGGTTCGGTTCGCGTTGCGCAAATGTGCAATGATTGGGGATTAACATGGGGCTCGCACTCCAATAACCACTTTGATATTTCACTCGCAATGTTCACACATGTTGCTGCAGCTGCACCAGGCAAAATAACGGCGATTGACACACATTGGATATGGCAAGATGGACAGCGCTTAACGAAAGAACCTTTTCAGATAAAAGGTGGAGAAGTTGAAGTACCTAAAACAGGTGGATTCGGCCTCGAAATCGATATGGGAGAGATTGAAAAAGCACATAAGTTGTATGTCGATATGAAGTTAGGCACTCGCGATGATTCTGTCGGGATGCAGTATTTGATCCCCGGGTGGAAATTTGATCCGAAAAAGCCTTGTCTTGTTCGATAA
- a CDS encoding MFS transporter has protein sequence MSVFTAMHKQRRIQARHGIMLMLFFFSAVSFSERSILSIAGAPIAADLGIGDVAMGFLFSAFGWAYVIGQVPGGLILDRFGSGKVYGTVILVWTTVIILHALTGYLTPVVAFISLFLLRILCGFITAPVFPANARIVSEWFPPSERGRASSVFSSSQYFAIVLFGPVIGFIAQGFGWMYVFLVFGVIGGVCSILWFKFYRDPDSANVPVEKIVVERIGARKVPWRQRPIIRLLSNRMTLGIYIGQYCVTGITYFFMTWFPVYLVSEKGLSVMEVGLVSTIPAMAAFLGQLWGGRFSDGLIGRGVPLSKARKIPIIIGMLCSMSIIFAEMAESTVLLIAIMSFAFFGRGFGGMGWAIVAETSNKENAGLNGGLFNMFGNSAGIVTPIVIGFLVQWTGSFELALLYVGIHAVFAILCYVFFVGEIKQVSIK, from the coding sequence ATGAGCGTTTTTACTGCAATGCATAAGCAGCGTAGGATACAAGCGCGGCATGGCATTATGCTGATGCTTTTTTTCTTTTCCGCTGTCAGCTTTTCGGAACGTTCGATTCTTTCGATTGCAGGAGCTCCAATTGCCGCGGATTTAGGCATTGGTGATGTGGCAATGGGATTTCTGTTTTCGGCATTTGGTTGGGCGTATGTAATCGGTCAAGTGCCGGGGGGACTGATATTAGATCGTTTCGGTTCAGGCAAGGTGTATGGCACGGTAATCCTTGTATGGACGACTGTTATTATTTTGCATGCACTAACTGGATACTTGACGCCGGTAGTGGCATTCATCAGTTTATTCCTATTAAGGATTTTATGCGGATTTATTACTGCTCCGGTTTTCCCTGCAAATGCTCGGATTGTCAGTGAGTGGTTCCCCCCGTCTGAAAGGGGAAGGGCTTCCTCCGTATTCAGTTCATCTCAATACTTTGCGATTGTCTTATTTGGACCGGTCATCGGTTTTATAGCACAAGGTTTCGGTTGGATGTATGTATTTTTAGTGTTCGGTGTGATTGGCGGGGTTTGTTCAATACTTTGGTTTAAATTTTACAGGGATCCGGATTCGGCGAACGTGCCTGTCGAAAAGATAGTAGTGGAGAGAATTGGAGCTCGGAAGGTACCATGGAGACAGCGGCCAATCATTCGGTTGCTATCGAATCGAATGACTCTTGGAATCTACATCGGTCAATATTGCGTCACTGGGATTACATACTTCTTTATGACTTGGTTTCCTGTCTATTTAGTGAGTGAAAAGGGGCTGTCCGTCATGGAAGTTGGACTCGTTTCGACAATTCCGGCTATGGCGGCGTTTTTAGGTCAGCTTTGGGGCGGAAGATTTTCGGATGGGTTGATTGGAAGAGGCGTTCCGCTGTCTAAAGCAAGGAAGATTCCGATTATCATTGGCATGCTTTGCTCGATGTCAATCATCTTTGCAGAAATGGCCGAGTCGACAGTTCTTTTGATTGCCATCATGTCCTTTGCGTTTTTTGGCAGGGGGTTCGGCGGAATGGGCTGGGCGATTGTTGCTGAAACATCGAATAAGGAAAACGCTGGACTGAATGGTGGGCTATTCAATATGTTTGGCAATTCGGCAGGCATTGTCACACCTATCGTTATCGGGTTCCTTGTACAGTGGACGGGTTCATTCGAATTGGCTTTGTTGTACGTAGGCATCCATGCAGTTTTTGCTATACTTTGCTATGTATTTTTCGTTGGGGAAATTAAACAAGTTTCTATTAAATAG
- the gucD gene encoding alpha-ketoglutaric semialdehyde dehydrogenase GucD: MTTSTETTVQTVLNYIDGQWVEASSGKTGESLNPANVEDVVGRYQMSASEDLDQAVEAAWNAQKEWRKLTGNVRGDVLFKVADIMEKRIDDIARTMTREMGKTFPEAKGETARGIAILRYYAGEGMRPVGDVIPSTDSSALMFTTRTPLGVVGVITPWNFPVAIPIWKAAPALIYGNAVVMKPASEAAVTCAKVIDCFHEAGIPAGVINMVTGSGSVIGQGLAEHSKVNGITFTGSNGVGKRIAQLAVERGIKYQLEMGGKNPVIVAEDADLDLAVDATISGGLKSTGQKCTATSRVIVHEAVYEEFREKLLTKVSEITVGDGLDEGSWMGPSVSESQLNTVLSYVQKGKEEGAKLLYGGNRCEKGANAKGYFVEPAVFDEVTPDMAIAREEIFGPVLALMKVSSFEEALELANDSDYGLSASVFTTNISKALSFINEMDAGLVRINAESAGVELQAPFGGMKQSSSHSREQGRAAIEFFTSIKTVFVK, encoded by the coding sequence ATGACGACAAGTACAGAAACAACAGTCCAAACAGTTCTGAATTATATCGACGGACAGTGGGTTGAAGCAAGCTCCGGCAAAACGGGGGAAAGCTTGAATCCGGCAAACGTAGAAGATGTGGTCGGACGCTACCAGATGTCGGCATCTGAAGATTTGGATCAAGCTGTTGAGGCGGCTTGGAATGCTCAGAAGGAATGGCGAAAGCTTACTGGTAACGTACGGGGCGATGTACTTTTCAAAGTTGCTGACATTATGGAAAAGAGAATCGATGATATCGCGCGTACGATGACTCGCGAGATGGGGAAAACATTCCCGGAAGCGAAAGGGGAAACGGCACGCGGAATTGCGATTCTTCGCTATTACGCTGGGGAAGGAATGCGCCCGGTTGGTGATGTTATCCCTTCAACAGATAGCAGTGCACTTATGTTCACGACACGAACACCGCTTGGCGTAGTCGGCGTTATCACTCCGTGGAACTTCCCGGTTGCTATTCCAATCTGGAAAGCTGCACCGGCTTTGATTTACGGAAATGCAGTTGTTATGAAGCCTGCGAGTGAGGCGGCTGTTACATGTGCAAAAGTGATCGACTGCTTCCATGAAGCCGGGATTCCAGCAGGAGTCATCAATATGGTGACGGGATCGGGCTCGGTCATTGGTCAAGGACTTGCCGAACATTCTAAAGTGAACGGAATCACGTTCACAGGATCCAATGGCGTTGGTAAAAGGATAGCTCAGCTTGCAGTTGAGCGCGGCATTAAGTACCAACTTGAAATGGGTGGGAAAAACCCGGTAATCGTTGCGGAAGATGCTGATTTGGATCTTGCTGTTGACGCGACTATTAGCGGGGGATTGAAATCGACTGGCCAGAAATGCACGGCGACAAGTCGTGTGATCGTCCATGAAGCAGTTTACGAGGAGTTCCGTGAGAAGCTGTTGACGAAAGTATCGGAAATTACTGTGGGAGACGGCCTTGATGAAGGAAGCTGGATGGGCCCTTCTGTCAGTGAGAGCCAACTGAATACGGTCCTTTCTTATGTTCAAAAAGGTAAAGAAGAAGGAGCGAAATTGCTTTACGGCGGTAATCGATGTGAAAAAGGGGCGAATGCAAAAGGATATTTCGTTGAGCCGGCAGTTTTCGATGAGGTGACTCCGGATATGGCGATTGCTCGTGAAGAGATTTTCGGGCCAGTTCTTGCATTGATGAAAGTGTCGTCGTTTGAAGAGGCGCTTGAGCTTGCAAATGACTCGGATTATGGTCTTAGCGCTTCCGTATTCACAACGAATATTTCGAAAGCTCTATCCTTCATCAATGAAATGGACGCAGGTTTAGTACGCATCAACGCGGAAAGTGCAGGTGTTGAACTGCAAGCGCCATTTGGCGGGATGAAGCAGTCTAGCTCCCATTCGCGTGAACAAGGACGCGCCGCAATCGAATTCTTCACGTCGATTAAGACCGTTTTTGTAAAGTGA
- the kdgD gene encoding 5-dehydro-4-deoxyglucarate dehydratase, which yields MVKRNCPTGILGFPVAPLKEDGQLDLNGLKANIEFLMNNGVQSVFVACGAGELHAVTQDEYKQMVETAIELVDGRVQVYTGVGGNIQHALEQVKISTDAGADGYLILPPYLIDPSQDGLVNYLKAIIESSELNAILYQRDKCILTKESLLELCKLPQLVGFKDGVGDMEYNTEAVQLIGDRLEWINGMPLAEVTMASYYNLGFRTYSSAISNYIPHISAKYFEALQQGDHKTMHDVLEDVILPIHSIRKRKAGYAVSLIKAGMNIVGLPVGTTVRPPIAPVEQGHYDELKELLTAALKKYPAPATEQVEVS from the coding sequence ATGGTTAAACGCAATTGTCCGACTGGCATTTTAGGTTTCCCGGTCGCACCACTTAAAGAGGATGGGCAGCTTGACTTGAATGGTCTAAAGGCGAATATCGAATTTTTAATGAATAACGGGGTGCAATCCGTTTTTGTGGCTTGTGGAGCGGGGGAACTTCACGCGGTGACACAAGATGAATACAAACAAATGGTCGAAACAGCAATCGAATTAGTAGATGGACGTGTGCAGGTTTACACAGGCGTAGGGGGCAACATCCAGCACGCATTGGAGCAGGTTAAAATTTCTACAGACGCTGGAGCGGACGGCTATCTAATCCTTCCACCTTACTTGATTGATCCATCGCAAGACGGTTTAGTAAACTATTTGAAGGCAATCATAGAAAGCTCGGAGTTGAACGCAATTCTCTATCAGCGTGACAAGTGTATTTTGACGAAAGAAAGTTTACTTGAACTGTGTAAGTTGCCGCAGCTTGTAGGGTTCAAAGACGGCGTAGGTGATATGGAATACAATACGGAGGCAGTTCAACTGATTGGCGACCGCCTTGAGTGGATCAATGGCATGCCACTTGCGGAAGTGACGATGGCTTCCTATTACAATCTTGGATTCCGGACATATTCTTCAGCCATCTCAAACTATATTCCGCATATTTCAGCGAAGTATTTTGAGGCGTTACAACAAGGCGATCATAAGACGATGCATGATGTGCTTGAAGATGTCATCCTTCCGATCCATTCAATCCGAAAACGCAAAGCAGGCTACGCTGTTTCATTAATCAAAGCTGGGATGAATATCGTTGGACTTCCGGTCGGTACGACGGTCAGACCACCAATCGCACCAGTTGAACAAGGCCATTACGATGAACTGAAAGAGCTCCTGACTGCTGCACTTAAGAAGTATCCAGCACCAGCGACTGAACAAGTGGAGGTGTCTTGA